From one Leishmania panamensis strain MHOM/PA/94/PSC-1 chromosome 9 sequence genomic stretch:
- a CDS encoding acyl-CoA binding protein, putative (TriTrypDB/GeneDB-style sysID: LpmP.09.0750), with translation MMRGGAAKGAAVQAEFTVLRKPTEDNKYWYTAVHQGEPVTFRVLDDNGIDPMDGAGYIKARVQAMQKHVQEACIDIAAENAYRAVLVEVSLMDDPMAIPEETQRNVDCAVDLWYPLHVALMTANKSAAQALLQFHMEHALDAMTLIANTPSTVNRPDSLPAAPASGDGALHPPGDASTASISPIAVTPILECQVRRELGGAVVLLGYFDGRIRLFSSTAALASCPLSPVRAASPQVEPISGSPVAIEGAVVGRCHCSTDTAVGESTLLQNLCKHNDALLREEEALFEDKGEEYCLRNILVVMRPLLQSVVLEIKRRAQCTTTTASLSSQHHNHRHKASGESATPVVPESAVDFLHNYCNSLSMLPQHPPLLMDGDTVFEVCNHGDLALLAKVMDTFDGCLAPVLRGQTLLTDRSAGGRSVNEAQLNAVGVAALTSATPPQISSRNPSSSFIGAAPCCSSSLLSLGGDTSAHTIAGASCKGNVGRHSHTLSPEPFWWSCPPQNVHRLMFVAVWIGYREVVVESSGSGRRRRAVSISNENRLMMTTIRQLQESRAAAQKLDSTIWSGHLITITKLLSRECSLEDYMDFVEEGGYFSFTSPHGFSGVFISVLVSGAMAAALVQEPAMLRMLRRKVETLLVDVPGRSSLLRTYVMGSPSTHAERFRDLWLDAGCHRVANTDGDNTETNDSDHADGIGRGGLRLVKFRSRVELLYYAVVEQVAAAAEEAWKVHGAEGGHSIKTTGSSATPSSSLWPSGATKTESLTALQGWLLMWTNFLASLHDRTSHRGNLSYSSASSQILQQERQEQSQHIPNSGAESSLTTDGTSPPLTPTTASHHQHTASTEDLFSDDANETVDIVQRVYHTLVERLERGQEPLPALRRVLFPNGTNDMEIGTPTAGTSVHVGETLPVSSTDQEFAAAQHAFAAAAEKESNEVKLKFYALFKQATIGDVNTNPPGIFDFAGKAKWDAWSKLKGISSLDAKRMYVNEYKMMMSLRKPHE, from the coding sequence ATGATGCGTGGAGGAGCCGCCAagggcgctgctgtgcaggcCGAGTTCACAGTCTTGCGCAAGCCCACTGAGGACAACAAGTACTGGTACACTGCCGTACACCAGGGCGAGCCCGTGACCTTCCGAGTACTCGATGACAACGGTATCGACCCCATGGACGGGGCCGGCTACATCAAGGCGCGCGTGCAAGCTATGCAGAAGCATGTGCAGGAGGCCTGCATCGACATCGCCGCCGAGAACGCCTACCGTGCTgtgctggtggaggtgaGTCTCATGGACGATCCCATGGCAATTCCTGAAGAGACACAACGCAACGTGGACTGCGCCGTGGACCTGTGGTACCCGCTGCACGTGGCACTCATGACGGCCAACAAGTCAGCTGCGCAGGCACTTCTGCAGTTCCACATGGAGCATGCCTTAGATGCGATGACGCTCATCGCGAACACTCCAAGCACAGTGAATAGGCCGGACTCactgcctgcagcaccggcgtCCGGCGATGGTGCTCTCCATCCTCCTGGAGACGCTAGCACTGCTTCGATTTCGCCGATCGCTGTCACCCCAATTCTTGAGTGCCAGGTGCGTCGAGAGCTGGGCGGTGCGGTGGTCCTGCTTGGCTACTTTGACGGTCGCatccgcctcttctcctcgacTGCAGCTCTTGCGAGCTGCCCGCTGAGCCCAGTTCGAGCGGCGTCTCCGCAGGTCGAACCCATCAGCGGTAGCCCTGTGGCTATCGAGGGCGCCGTTGTTGGTAGATgtcactgcagcaccgacacCGCTGTCGGTGAAAGCACGCTTCTGCAGAACCTATGTAAGCACAACGACGCTCTCctgcgagaggaagaggctcTCTTCGAGGACAAGGGCGAGGAGTACTGTCTGCGCAACATCCTCGTGGTGATgcgtccgctgctgcagagcgtCGTCCTCGAGATTAAACGGCGCGCCCAGTGCACGACGACGACTGCGTCCTTGTCATCGCAGCACCACAACCACCGTCACAAGGCGAGTGGGGAGTCTGCCACGCCGGTGGTGCCGGAGTCTGCGGTCGACTTTCTGCACAACTACTGCAACAGCCTTAGCATGTTGCCCCAGCACCCACCGCTGCTAATGGATGGTGACACAGTTTTCGAGGTGTGCAACCACGGCGACCTTGCGCTACTGGCCAAGGTGATGGACACCTTCGATGGCTGTTTAGCCCCCGTTCTCCGCGGACAGACGTTGCTCACCGATCGAAGCGCTGGCGGCAGAAGCGTGAatgaggcgcagctgaacGCAGTGGGCGTGGCGGCTCTCACCagcgcgacgccgccacAAATCTCCAGTCGCAACCCATCCTCGTCCTTCATCGGagcggcgccgtgctgctcttccagCCTCCTCTCGCTGGGAGGAGACACTAGCGCTCACACCATTGCGGGTGCCTCATGTAAGGGTAACGTGGGGCGTCATTCGCACACGCTGTCACCGGAGCCGTTCTGGTGGAGCTGCCCACCGCAGAACGTACATCGCCTGATGTTCGTCGCCGTCTGGATTGGGTATCGTGAGGTAGTCGTGGAAAGCAGCGGCTctggtcgtcgtcgccgtgcGGTGAGCATCTCAAACGAGAACCGATTGATGATGACCACCATCCGGCAGCTGCAAGAGTCGCGGGCGGCTGCACAGAAGCTAGACTCCACCATCTGGTCCGGCCACCTTATCACCATCACAAAGCTGCTCTCGCGGGAGTGCTCCTTGGAAGACTACATGGACTTTGTGGAAGAGGGCGGCTacttctccttcacctcccctcACGGTTTCTCTGGAGTGTTCATCTCGGTATTGGTGTCCGGCGCCATGGCGGCTGCACTGGTACAGGAACCGGCCATGTTGCGAATGCTTCGGCGTAAGgtggagacgctgctggtCGATGTACCCGGTCgttcgtcgctgctgcgcacctaCGTGATGGGTAGTCCGAGCACGCATGCGGAGCGCTTCAGAGATCTGTGGCTAGATGCTGGGTGCCACCGGGTTGCCAATACTGACGGCGACAACACCGAGACAAACGACTCTGATCATGCGGATGGCatcggaagaggagggctcCGACTCGTTAAGTTCCGCTCCCGAGTCGAACTACTATACTACGCCGTCGTCGAGCAggtcgcggcggcagcagaggaggccTGGAAGGTGCATGGGGCCGAGGGGGGTCATTCAATCAAGACAACGGGAAGCAGCGCTACcccgtcctcgtcgctgtggCCCTCCGGTGCAACCAAGACGGAATCcctgacggcgctgcagggcTGGCTGCTTATGTGGACGAACTTCCTCGCAAGCCTTCATGACCGCACGTCGCACCGGGGCAACCTCAGCTACAGTAGCGCGTCATCGCAGATACTacagcaggagcggcaggaaCAGTCACAACACATCCCgaacagcggcgcagagagCTCCCTCACCACGGACGGCACGTCCCCACCCCTGACCCCCACGACCGCATCGCATCACCAGCATACCGCGAGCACCGAGGACCTCTTCAGCGATGACGCGAACGAGACGGTGGACATCGTGCAACGGGTGTACCACACCCTCGTTGAGCGACTCGAGAGAGGCCAGGAGCCCctgccggcgctgcgacGTGTCCTGTTCCCGAACGGCACCAACGACATGGAGATCGGCACCCCGACTGCTGGCACGTCGGTGCACGTGGGCGAGACCCTTCCGGTCTCCTCCACTGACCAGGAgttcgctgccgcgcagcacgcctttgccgcggcggccgaAAAGGAGAGCAATGAAGTGAAACTCAAGTTCTACGCCCTCTTCAAGCAGGCAACGATCGGTGATGTGAATACGAACCCCCCTGGCATCTTCGACTTTGCCGGGAAGGCGAAGTGGGACGCCTGGTCGAAGCTGAAGGGGATCAGCTCGCTGGACGCGAAGCGCATGTATGTGAATGAGTACAAGATGATGATGAGCCTGCGCAAGCCCCATGAGTAA